The following are from one region of the Penaeus chinensis breed Huanghai No. 1 chromosome 5, ASM1920278v2, whole genome shotgun sequence genome:
- the LOC125025810 gene encoding uncharacterized protein LOC125025810, translating to MARHVFPLVLVVVALVVRIILAAPSVASGDTSDEINSIRTSDEDINVGEAIFNSFAVRPCQRHCHRRDHTGECRLNFSCFLGFA from the exons ATGGCCCGCCACGTGTTCCCGCTCGTGCTGGTGGTCGTGGCGCTGGTCGTCAGGATCATTCTTGCTGCCCCGTCGGTCGCCTCGGGAGACACCAGCGACGAGATCAACAGC ATAAGGACGTCGGATGAAGACATCAACGTCGGGGAGGCCATCTTCAACTCCTTCGCCGTGAGACCCTGTCAGCGCCATTGCCACAGGCGAGACCACACGGGCGAATGTCGACTCAACTTCTCTTGTTTCCTTGGCTTTGCCTGA